Proteins from a single region of Lates calcarifer isolate ASB-BC8 linkage group LG19, TLL_Latcal_v3, whole genome shotgun sequence:
- the keap1a gene encoding LOW QUALITY PROTEIN: kelch-like ECH-associated protein 1A (The sequence of the model RefSeq protein was modified relative to this genomic sequence to represent the inferred CDS: deleted 1 base in 1 codon) → MHCPMRKRRPTRDSDFSAIVVPSMHGSGYLDYTVETHASRSLKVMDEFRRQEMLCDLVLHVTYKEKTVDFKVHRVVLASCSPYFRAMFTSSFKECRASEITLRDVCPQVVGRLIDFAYTSHITVGEKCVLHVLLAAMRYQIEDVAKACCDFLVKHLEPANVIGIARFAEEIGCTELHQKSREYINTHFNEVTKEDEFFSLTHCQLLELISQDSLKVLCESEVYKACTDWVGWDMEGRAQYLHALLNAVHIYALPPKFLKNQLLSCPILSKANSCKDFLSKIFQDMTLRKLPPGPNRGTQLIYVAGGYRQHSLASMEAYDPRRNVWLRLADMGTPCSGLGACALFGLLYTVGGRNLSLQNNTESSALYCYNPMTNQWSQRASLNIPRNRVGVGVVDGCIYAVGGSQGSTHHNTVERWDPESNRWSFVCPMSVARLGAGVAACGGALYVAGGYDGQNRWSTAEKYQPDTNTWQQLAPMSTIRSGLGLVCVNFYLYAVGGYDGRNQLSSVERYNIARNVWEPRASMQYCRSAHGVTVYQRRIFVFGGFNQHGFLPSVECYCPDRNEWTCITEMPVGRSGMGVAVTMEPCPGSLPEPEEDEDRAT, encoded by the exons atGCATTGCCCTATGAGGAAGAGACGTCCCACGCGTGATTCTGATTTCTCAGCTATTGTAGTTCCCTCCATGCATGGGTCAGGGTACCTTGACTACACAGTTGAGACCCACGCCTCCAGATCGCTGAAGGTCATGGACGAGTTCAGACGGCAGGAGATGTTGTGTGACCTGGTGCTGCATGTCACATACAAGGAGAAAACAGTGGACTTCAAG gtgCACAGGGTGGTCCTGGCCTCCTGTAGCCCCTACTTCAGAGCCATGTTCACCAGCAGCTTCAAAGAGTGTCGCGCCTCAGAGATCACCTTGCGAGATGTTTGCCCCCAGGTGGTGGGAAGGCTCATTGACTTTGCCTACACCTCCCACATCACAGTgggagagaaatgtgtgttGCACGTTCTTTTGGCTGCTATGAG GTATCAGATAGAGGATGTGGCAAAGGCATGCTGCGATTTCCTTGTTAAACATCTAGAGCCAGCTAATGTCATTGGCATCGCTCGCTTTGCTGAGGAGATTGGCTGCACAGAGCTGCACCAAAAAAGCAGAGAGTATATCAATACACACTTCAATGAG GTGACTAAAGAAGATGAGTTCTTCAGCCTCACTCACTGTCAACTGCTGGAGCTCATCAGTCAGGACAGTCTCAAGGTGCTCTGTGAGTCTGAG GTGTATAAGGCCTGTACAGACTGGGTCGGCTGGGACATGGAGGGTAGAGCCCAGTACCTACATGCCCTCCTGAATGCAGTTCATATCTACGCTCTGCCTCCTAAGTTCCTGAAGAACCAGCTCCTGTCCTGCCCCATCCTCAGTAAG GCTAATTCCTGCAAGGACTTCCTCTCTAAAATCTTCCAGGACATGACACTGAGGAAGCTGCCTCCTGGACCGAACCGTGGAACTCAGCTCATCTATGTGGCTGGAGG ATACCGGCAGCATTCACTT GCCTCCATGGAGGCTTATGATCCCAGGAGAAATGTCTGGCTAAGGCTGGCTGACATGGGCACTCCATGCAGCGGTCTGGGAGCCTGCGCGCTGTTTGGACTGCTCTACACT GTTGGGGGCAGGAATTTGTCGCTTCAAAACAACACGGAATCCAGCGCCCTGTACTGCTATAACCCGATGACCAACCAGTGGAGCCAGAGAGCCTCCCTCAACATCCCCAGGAACAGGGTCGGGGTGGGCGTGGTGGACGGCTGCATCTACGCCGTCGGAGGTTCCCAGGGCTCGACACATCACAACACGGTGGAGAG GTGGGATCCAGAGTCTAATCGCTGGTCCTTTGTTTGCCCAATGTCGGTGGCTCGTCTGGGGGCTGGCGTGGCGGCGTGTGGGGGGGCTCTGTACGTGGCGGGGGGATATGACGGACAGAACCGCTGGAGCACCGCTGAGAAATACCAGCCTGACACTAACACCTGGCAACAGCTGGCTCCCATGAGCACCATACGCAGCGGgctgg GGTTGGTGTGTGTGAACTTCTACCTGTACGCTGTAGGGGGGTATGATGGGAGAAACCAGCTGTCCTCTGTGGAGCGATACAACATAGCCAGGAATGTCTGGGAGCCCAGGGCCTCCATGCAGTACTGCCGCAGTGCGCATGGAGTGACGGTCTACCAGAGACGAATCTTTGTCTTCG GAGGGTTTAACCAGCACGGCTTCCTGCCCAGCGTCGAGTGTTACTGTCCGGACAGAAACGAATGGACATGCATCACCGAGATGCCTGTTGGACGGAGCGGCATGGGCGTCGCCGTTACCATGGAGCCCTGCCCTGGCAGCCTGCCGGAaccagaggaggatgaggacagAGCCACGTAG